AACTATGACGGTTCCGAGAGCGAGCCGGATGTTCTTCCGACGCGAATTCCGAACCTGCTGGTTAACGGTTCCTCCGGGATCGCGGTCGGGATGGCGACCAATATTCCTCCACATAACCTGACGGAAACCGTCAGTGCCTGTTTGGCCTATATCGACAATCCGCAAATTGACATTTCTGGTTTGATGGAATATCTGCCTGGGCCGGATTTCCCAACTCACGGAATTATTAACGGTAGTGCCGGCATTCGTCAGGCGTATGAAACCGGCCGCGGTCGTGTGCAGATTCGTGCAAAAACCGCCATTGAAACTGACAAGAGCGGCAAATCGCAAATTGTGGTTAACGAAATTCCTTATCAGGTCAACAAGGCGAAGCTGATCGAGCGAATCGCCGAGTTGGTTAAAGAGAAAAAAATCGAAGGAATTACCGGTCTGCGTGATGAGTCGGATAAAGACGGTATGCGTATCGTTATCGAACTGCGTCGCGGTGAGGTTCCGGAAATTATCATTAACAACCTCTATAAGCAGACGTCGATGCAGACTGTTTTCGGTGTCAATATGGTCGCCTTGATCGACGGCCAGCCGAAACTGTTGAACCTTAAGCAGATTATCGAAGCGTTTGTTAAGCACCGCCGCGAAGTGGTTACCCGTCGTACGATTTACGAACTTCGCAAAGCGCGCGAGAAAGCACATATTCTTGAAGGTTTGGCGGTTGCGCTGACCAATATCGATGAAATGATCGAACTGATTAAGGCTTCTCCAAGCCCGGCGGTGGCTAAAGAGCGCATGATCGACCGCGACTGGCCGATCGGTTCTGTTGTCGATCTTTTGGAACGTGTCGAAATGGCGGATGTCCGCCCTGAAGACTTGCCGGAAGGATTTGGCGCCGAAGGTGCTATCTATAAACTTTCCCCGGTTCAGGCTCAGGCGATTCTGGAAATGCGTCTGCACCGTCTGACCGGTCTGGAACAGGATAAGATTCTTGACGAATACCGAGAATTGATTGCCAAGATTGCTGAATACCTTGAAATTCTGCGTAACCCGGATCGTTTGACCGAAGTGGTCAAAGAGGAATTGGTCGAAGTCGTGGAAAACTTCGGTGACGGACGCCGTACCGAAATTGACCACTCTTATCAGGATCTGGATGCAGAAGATCTGATTGCAGAAGAAGATCGTATCGTAACCATCTCTCAGGACGGTTATATTAAAGCGCAACCACTAAGTGATTACCGCGCGCAACGTCGTGGCGGTCGCGGTAAATCCGCGACGGCGATGAAGGAAGAAGATCAAGTTGGGCAGCTGTTTGTCGCCAGTACGCATGATATGCTGCTGTGTTTCTCAAACCGCGGTAAGCTTTACTGGCAGAAAACCTGGCAGTTGCCATTAGCCAGTCGCGGCAGTCGTGGTAAACCGATTGTTAATGTATTGCCACTGGAAGAAGGCGAACTGATTACTTCGGTATTGCCGGTGGATGAGTTTGATGACGAGCGCGTTGTCTTTATGGCAACCAAAAATGCGGTTGTTAAGCGTGTTGCTCTTAAAGACTTCTCGCGTCCGCGTGCCAACGGAATTATTGCTCTAGATCTTCTGGATGACGATGAACTGGTCGGCACGGCTCTGACTGACGGTCAGCAGGAAATTATGCTGTTCAGCGATATCGGTAAGGCGATCCGTTTTAAAGAGGATGATGTTCGTGTAATGGGGCGTACTGCTCGCGGTGTTCGTGGAATGAAACTTGCCGAAGGACACAACATTATCAGTATGCAGGTCGCTAAGCAGGATACTCTGATTTTGACAGCAACCGAGAACGGCTTCGGTAAATCCACCCCGGTGGATGATTACTCGACAATCAACCGCGGCGGTCAAGGAGTGATTTCCATCAAAACCACCGAGCGTAACGGTATAGTTGTCAAGGCGGTTGCGGTTACACCGGAACAGGAAATTGTGCTGATCACCAACAAAGGTACTCTGGTTCGTACCCGCGTCAGTGAAATCTCGATTGTTGGCCGAAATACCCAGGGCGTTAAGCTGATTAACGTGGGCGCCGGCGAGGCTGTAGTTGATATCGCTGTTGTCGATGTTGAAGACGACGATGAGTTGCTTGATGAAGAAAATCTCGATACGGCGGAAGTGGCAACCGAAAGCTCGGAAGATAAAGAACAGGAATAGAGTAACAGCCAGTCGTAACCTGTGAAATCAAAAGGTTGCGACTCTTTTTTAAGAGAAAATAACGATTATGAGATCATTTAATTTTAGTGCGGGACCGGCAATGCTGCCGGAAGCGGTGATGCGTAAAGCACAGGCGGAATTCCTTGACTGGAATGACACCACGATGTCGGTTATGGAAATGAGCCACCGTAGTGCGGACTACATGGCTCTGGCTCACCAGATGGAAGCCGATCTGCGTGAAATTATGGCGATTCCGGATAACTATAAAGTCTTGTTTGTGCACGGCGGCGCTTCTCTGCAGTTTTCGGCGATCCCAATGAACTTGACTCAACCAGGTGATACGGTTGATTACATTGATACCGGTGTCTGGTCTTCTAAAGCGATTAAAGAAGCCCGCCGTTTTGTTAATGTCAATCTGGTTGCCGGTGGTGAATCGAATCCGACAAAGATTCCGGATGCATCGGAATGGAAGTTTAGTGACGATGCGAAATACATTCACATCTGTTCGAATGAAACCATTACCGGTCTGGAATTTCAGGACGCACAGCTGGAGGCGGTATTTGCTCAGGGCAAGCCCGTGATTGCCGACATGTCTTCGAACATCATGTGCCGTCAAATCGACGTTTCCAAATATGCCATGATTTACGCGGGTGCTCAGAAGAATATCGGCCCGGCCGGCCTGGCGATTTTGATTGTACGGGACGATTTGATCGGTCACGAACGTGAAGATTGCCCGACCTTGATGAAGTGGTCGACTTATGCGGAAAACGAATCGATGTTTAATACACCGAATACTTGGGCCTGGTATCTTGCCGGTCTGGTTTTCCAATGGATTAAAGAACTGGGCGGTATTCAGGCGATTGAGGCGATCAATCAACGCAAGGCGCAAAAGCTGTATGACTATATTGATGCCTCCAATTTCTATCATAATCGTATTGATCCTTCAGAACGTTCGTGGATGAATGTTACCTTTGAATTGCCATCCGAAGAGATGAATGCGAAGTTTCTTGAGCAGTCCAAGTCAGCCGGCTTGTTAAGCCTGAAAGGTCACAGAGCCTTTGGTGGCATGCGTGCAAGTATTTATAATGCTATGCCGGAAGAAGGCGTCGATGCATTGATCGACTTTATGCAGAGCTTTGCTTTACAGCATGCTTAAAAACTGTTTTCCAGTGTGCTCCTAACCGCAAAAGCAATGCTTCGGCATTGCTTTTGTTTAATAAACCGAATCAATTTATGTAAGTTATGACGAAAACAACTGCCCAATCCGTTTCCGAACAGGAACAATTGACTGAAATCCGCAATCAAATCGATGCAATCGATCAACAGATTCAACAATTGATCGGTGAGCGTGCTGCCTGTGCGCATAAGGTTGCTGAAATAAAAACCCAAGGTGGGAAAGTGGATGCGGTTTTTTATCGCCCTGAGCGTGAAGCTCAAGTTTTGCGTGCGGTTAAAGAGCGTAACGACAGTCTGTTACCGGATAAAGAGATGGCGAAGTTGTTCCGTGAGATCATGTCGACCTGTCTGGCTCTGGAACAGCCGATCAGTGTTGCTTACCTCGGGCCGGAAGGCAGCTATTCGCATTCCAGCGTCATAAAACAGTTCGGTACGGCAGCACATCCGGTCGCGGTATCCAGTATTGAAGAGGTTTTTTCGGTTGTCGAAAAAGGCGAAGTCAATTACGGTATCGTGCCGGTCGAGAATTCTACGGAAGGTGAAGTTAAGGCGACTCAGGACGAACTTCTGAAAAGCAGCCTCAAGGTTTCCGGTGAGTTGGAGTTGGCGGTAGATCACTGTCTGTTGTCTCATGCCACTTCAAGCGATAAGGTTTCTAAGGTACTTGCGCATCAGCAGGCGTTGGGACAATGCCGCGAATGGCTGAAGAATAACCTTCCATGGGCGGAGCTTGAAGCGGTCAGTTCAAATGCCGCAGCGGCTAAAATTGCTCAGGAAGATCCGTCGGTAGCGGCGATTGCTTCGGAGCAGGCTGCGGATCTCTATCAGTTGCCGATTCTGGAATATCATATTTCCGATTCCAAGGCGAATACCACACGCTTCTGGGTTCTTGGTCGAGAGGATGTTGAGCCTAGCGGCGAAGACAAAACCGCTCTGGTACTCTCGATTAAGAACGAAGCGGGTGCGCTGCTAAAGATTCTCGATGCTTTTGCCAAGCGTCACATTAATATGACGCGCATTATTTCCCGACCATCGAAAAGTAAAAACTGGGATTATGTTTTCTTTATCGACCTGATCGGACATCAGCATGATGAAAATCTCAAGGAAGCTTTGCAGGAGGTCGTAGAACAGGCCGCTTTCGTCAAAATTCTGGGCTCTTTTCCCATCTCTCCACTATAACTATAGACAAACAAAGAAACGATTAGGCTATGAGTGAAACTTCAGAAAAGTTTATCGATCTGGTGCAGCCAGCAGTTACTAATGTCAGTCCTTACCAACCAGGCAAGCCGATTGATCAATTAAAGCGTGAATATAAAGTCAGCTATGTTTCCAAAATGGCATCCAATGAAAATCCTCTGGGATCCAGTCTCAAGGTAGCGACTGCACTGGTTAATTTCGCTAATCAAATGTCGCGCTATCCGGATGCGGACGGGCATAATTTGCGCGCTAAACTGGCTGAATTTCTTAAGATTGATATGAGTGAAGTCACTTTAGGTAACGGTTCTAACGAATTGTTGGAGCTGGTCGCTCGTGTATTCGCCGGTCCCGGTGACGAAATTATCTATTCACAATATGGTTTTGCGGTCTATCCGATTTCTGCTCAAATTGTCGGCGCCACGGCGGTGGAAGTCCCGGCGGTAAATTACGGGCATGATCTGCAGGCAATGTTGGCAGCGATTACGCCGAAAACGAAAATTATCTATGTAGCTAATCCAAATAATCCGACCGGAACCTTGTTCAGAAGAGATGAGTGGGAAGCCTTTATTTCTCAGGTTCCGGAGAACGTTATAGTGGTACTGGATGAGGCCTATCTGGAATATGCTGAAAACGCCTGTCGCGACGGTTCTTACCCGAATGGTGCGGAGTATTTCCGTGACTATCCGAATCTGCTGGTTTCGCGTACCTTTTCCAAGGCTTATGGATTGGCCTCACTACGTATCGGCTATATGCTGGGATGTGAAGAGATTCTTCAGTACATCAGTCGGTTACGTCAGCCGTTCAGTGTCAACGCCTATGCTCAGGTCGCCGCTATGACCGCATTGACGGATCCGCAGTTTGTCACTAAATCATTGCGTATAAACGATCAGGGGATGATGCAGATTCGTGCGGCCGTCGAAGCCAAAGGCTTGAAGGTTATCCCGTCTTATGCCAACTTCCTGACCATTGAATTTGGCGAAAATGCCATGGAGATTTACGACAAACTCCTGCATGAAGGCGTAATTGTGCGCCCGTTGGCGAATTACGGCATGGCAAATTTCTTACGTGTTTCGATCGGTAATAATCATGAGAACAGCCACTTTATGGGCGCTCTGAATAAAGTGCTGTAACGGGAAGTGACAATTTAAAAATGCGTACCGTACTTAATAAAATTACCGTGATCGGAGTCGGTTTGATCGGCGGTTCTTTTGCCAAGGGCATCAAACAGCTCGGATTGGCAAAAGAGATTCACGGCTTCGGTAACAACGAAGAAAACCTTAAAATGGCTGTCGATCTGCAAGTAGTGGATTCGTACAGTACCGATATCCAAACTGCGATGCAGGATTGTGATCTGGTTATGCTCGCCGTGCCTTTGGGTGCCATGCAGCCGGTTTTGGAAAGTCTGCGGCCGCATATTCCTCAGTCTGCGATTATTACCGATGCCGGGTCAGCAAAGCAGAGCGTAATCGATGCAGTCACGAAAGTGTTCGGTTATCTGCCTGAAAACTTTGTCCCGGGGCACCCGATCGCCGGTAAAGAGCAGAGCGGTGTTGCTGCGGCCGACGATCAGCTCTTTGTTGACCACAGAGTGATTCTGACTCCTGCCGAAAGCACGTCATCTGCAGCAGTGGAGACGGTTAAAAAATTATGGCTGGCATTGGACGCTCGTGTCGAAGTAATGAGCGCGGGCTTTCATGATGAAGTCTTTGCGGCCACTTCGCACTTGCCGCATCTTTTGGCCTTTGCTTTGGTGGAGATGTTGCATGAACATCCGGAACTTGGCAACGTCTTTAAATACACGGCGGGCGGTTTCCGAGACTTCAGCCGAATCGCTTCCAGCGATGCCACTATGTGGCGTGATATTTCCATCTATAATCATCAGGCGATTGCCAAATGGATGACCGAATATCGCGACTATTTAAGCGGCATGATTGAGCTGGTTGAAAAGCAGGATGCCGAAGCCTTGTATGAACTCTTTACGACAGCCAAGCAGGCCCGCGACCAACATATAGTGAACAAGCAGGATTAAAGATTACAGGGTTTGTAATGTAATGCTGCTAACGTATTGAATTTTAAGTTTTAAGAATGACAGAGAATTAAACTATGGCCAATATTCAGTTTCATGTACAGCCCGGTGGGAAAATTCAGGGCCGAGTTCGTGTTCCGGGTGACAAATCGATTTCGCACCGAAGCATTATGCTTGGTTCGATTGCCGAAGGAACCACAACCGTAACCGGTTTTCTGGAAGGGGCCGATGCATTGGCGACATTAAATGCATTTCGTGAAATGGGTGTGCAGATTGATGGGCCGGAAAACGGTAAGGTAACCGTGCATGGTGTCGGCTTGAAAGGGTTGCAAAAACCGAACAAGCCTTTGGATATGGGGAACTCCGGTACTTCAACGCGACTGCTGGCAGGGATTATTGCCGGACAGGATTTTGATGTGACTCTGGTCGGCGATGCTTCACTCTCAAAACGCCCTATGAAGCGTGTTGTCGATCCGTTAACTGAAATGGGTGCGGTGATTGAAACCCAGGAAGGCGGTACTTTGCCGATGGTGATCAGAGGTTCCGCTCATCCATTGAAAGCACTTGATTACACCTTGCCAATGGCGAGTGCTCAAGTTAAATCCTGTGTTTTACTGGCCGGCCTGTATGCCGATGGTACAACCTGCGCTTTGGAACCTGCTCCGACTCGAGATCATACCGAACGAATGCTGAATGGGTTTGGGTATCAAGTGAAATCGGAAAAAATCGATGCACAGCAAACCAAGGCTTGCCTTCAGGGCGGCGGTAAGTTGACGGCCTGCCATATCGACGTACCGTCCGATATCTCTTCGGCTGCTTTCTTTATGGTTGCGGCCGCAATTTCGGAAGGCTCTGACCTTGTGATCGAGCACGTTGGAATGAACCCGACACGTACCGGTATCATCGATATTCTTAAATTAATGGGCGCAGATCTGACTCTGGAAAACTTCCACGAAGTCGGAGGTGAACCTGTAGCAGATGTACATATTAAATATGCGCCATTGAAAGGAATTGAAATTCCTGAAGAGTTGGTAGCGCTGGCGATTGATGAGTTCCCGGTATTGTTTGTCGCGGCTTCTGCTGCAGAAGGTCAGACGGTGCTAACCGGTGCTGAAGAGTTGCGCGTCAAGGAGTCCGATCGCATTCAAGTTATGGCGGACGCCTTACAGGCTTTGGGAATTGACGCCCAGCCAACGCCGGACGGAATGGTGATTAACGGTGGCGAACAATGTACGCAGAAAGGGGAGATTCAAAGTCATCATGATCATCGAATCTCTATGGCGATGACGATTGCCGGTCTTAAAGCCAAGGCACCGGTGATTATTGACGATTGCGCAAATGTGAACACCTCCTTCCCTATTTTCCTTGATCTGATTAACCAGGTCGGGATGCAGGTCGAAGCTAAGGAAGCCTGATCATTATGAGTATGACAAAAAACATTATTGCGATTGACGGCCCGAGCGGTGTCGGTAAAGGGACTTTGGCGCAATGGCTGGCCTGTAAGACCGGTTTTCATTTTTTGGATAGTGGGGCGATCTACCGTTCACTGGCCTACGGCGTGATCGCTGATGGAATCGATTTGCAAGATGTGGCAGCATTGAGCGAATTGGCCAAGACACTGCCGGTTGAATTTAAAGCGACCAGTATTCTGTATAAAGGCGATGATATCACCTCTAAGGTGCGTACAGAAGACGTCGCAGCGGTGGCTTCCAAGGTCGCCGCCATTCCAGAAGTGCGACAGGCACTTCTGGAGCGCCAAAAGGCATTTGCACAAGAGCCGGGGTTGATTGCCGATGGACGTGATATGGGAACCGTCGTTTTTCCGGAGGCACCGGTTAAACTGTTTTTAACGGCCTCAGCAGAAATTCGAGCGGAAAGACGTGTTAAACAGTTGAAAAACCAAGGGAATGATGCTAATATCGCTCAAATTATTCAGGACATCAAGGCTCGAGACGAGCGTGACGCCAATCGTAAGACGGCGCCACTTAAGCCGGCTGACGATGCCATGCTGATTGATACATCAGATTTATCGATTGATGAAGTGTGTCAAAAAGCGGAATCTATTTTATGGGAAAAGGGTATTTTGAAATAACGCTTTTTGCCATAAAAAATCAGATATTTTTAGTTAAGTGTTTGATTTTGAAATGAATTTAATTGCCCCAGGGTTTCATTGAATCTGGGGTTTTGTTTTTTTATAAAATCGGCTCTTGGGAAGGCTGGTTTATCGTTAACTGACCCGACTGTTCCACGAAAACTCCCATGCGCAGTGGCAGGCGGTTGAGAAACTATTTGGTAATAAAATCCATGAGTGAATTATCTTTCGCTGAACTATTTGAAGCGTCTTTGCAAGAAGACAAATTTAAAACCGGCTCACTAATCATCGGTACCGTTGTTGGTCTTGATAAAGAAGCCGTTTTAGTTGATGCAGGTATGAAATCTGAATCAGCTATTCCAAAATCACAATTCCTAAACGCTGAAGGTGAGCTTGAAGTTGCTATTGGTGACGAAGTTGAAGTTTACCTTGAGACCCTAGAAGATGGTATGGGTGAAACTCGTCTGTCGCGTGAAAAAGCAAAACGCGCTAAGACTTGGGACCGCCTTGAAACAGCGATGGAAGAAAGTGAAATCGTTAAGGGTATGGTTACTGGTAAGGTCAAAGGTGGTCTTACAGTTGATGTTGAAGGTGTTCGTGGTTTCCTACCTGGTTCACTTGTGGATATCCGTCCGATCCGCGACTTCGGTTTCCTTGAAGGTAAAGAAGTTGAGCTTAAGCTAGTTAAGCTGGATCGTAAGCGTAACAACGTTGTAGTTTCTCGTCGTGCAGTTATCGAACAAGAATCTTCTGCTGAGCGTGAAGCAATTCTTGCGAACATGGAAGAAGGTTCAGTTCTTAAAGGTATCGTTAAGAACCTTACTGACTACGGTGCGTTCATCGATCTTGGTGGTGTTGACGGTCTTCTGCACATCACTGATATGGCGTGGCGTCGTGTTTCTCACCCATCTGAAATCGTACAGGTTGGTGATGAGCTAGAAGTTAAAGTTCTTAAATTCGACAAAGAGCGTAACCGCGTATCTCTTGGTCTTAAGCAGCTTGAAGAAGATCCATGGGCAGATATGGTTGCACGTTACCCAATCGGTGCTGAGGTTATGGGTAAAGTGGCTAACATCACTGACTACGGTGCATTCATCGAAATCGAAGAAGGCATTGAAGGTCTGGTTCACACTTCTGAACTTGACTGGACTAACCGCAACATCCACCCATCTAAAGTGGTTCACCTTGGTGAAGATGTTAAAGTTAAGATTCTTGATGTTGATCCAGAGCGTCGTCGTATCTCTCTATCCATCAAGCAGTGCACTGTTAACCCATGGGAAGGTTTCTCAGCGACTCATGCGAAAGGTGACAAAATCTCCGGTAGCATCAAGTCGATCACTGACTTCGGTATTTTCATCGGCCTAGACGGTGGTATCGACGGTCTGGTTCACCTGACTGACATCTCTTGGAACCAACCAGGTGAAGAAGCGATCCGCGAATTCAAAAAAGGTGATGAGCTAGAAACGATCATCCTTTCTATCGATCCTGAGCGTGAGCGTATCTCTCTTGGCCTTAAGCAGCTAGAACAAGATCCATTCGGACAGTTTGTTGCATCTAATGGTAAAGGTTCAATTGTAACTGGTACTGTTAAGTCTGTTGACGAGCGTGGTGCGGTTATCGACCTAGCTCCTGAAGTTGAAGGTTACCTTCGCGCTTCTGAGCTTGCTGAAGATACTCGTGATGCATCTTCAGTTCTTCGCGAAGGTGAAGAAGTTACTGCGAAGATCACCAACATTGATCGTAAAAACCGTTCACTTTCACTATCTGTGAAAGCGAAAGAAGCTCACGAAGAGCAAGAAGCGATCAAAGGTTACACTGAACAGCAGGCTGTTACTGGTAATACTCTTGGTGACCTTCTTAAGGACAAGATGTAATCTGAAATAAATTAGGTTCTCTAATTTATTAAGCCTCTAGAACAGATTTCTTTAAGTTATTGGTTTTAGAGGCTTTTTGGTCTAAATGATGGGGTTTTTATAAACTCTCTTTTTGTTAGTAATAAGATAAGAGTGAAATCAAATGACCAAGTCAGAACTGATTGAGTTAATTGCTCGCAAACAGACTCAGTTCTCGCAAAAAGATGTAGAGCTGGCTGTTAATCAAATTGTCGATTCAATGATCGATACTTTGTCGCAAGGTTCACGAATTGAAATTCGTGGTTTTGGAAGTTTCAGTCTTCATCATCGCAAAGCGAGAGTGGGACGAAATCCCAAAACAGGGGAAACAGTTGAACTGACGGATAAAAGAGTACCTCACTTCAAGCCTGGTAAGGCTTTAAGAGAGCGTGTCAATGATTCCAAAGACAATACTGACATTCTAGCCTGATCTATAGCTCTCAATTTGATTGAGAGTCTTAAAGGCCGCAAGCGTTTTATCGTTTGTGGCCTTTTTTATTTCTTCTTTATCTTGCTTATCACAGAAAGTCGTGAATATTGAGCCTGCTGATAGGCTTATTAATAGATTAAAAGTGTGATGCAAGTGCTTCACAACGCATCGTAAATACAGTTTTATCCGCCCGAATACCTTTTCTGCTCAGGGTTATTAGAAAACAATCTTTTTCTGATATTGAGCGCCTCTATCAATTTATTAATATCTATTAATTAGACACAAGGTCTCTCTGCCAACAAAAATAGGTCGTGCAATTACGCACGAAGTTTGAGGAGAGAGTGATGTCGCAAGGTAAATGTCCCTTTATGCACGGTGCCAATACCGAGGCAGCTGCTTCAGTAATGAACTGGTGGCCAAATGCTTTGAATCTGGATATTCTCCATCAGCACGATAGGAAAACCAATCCGATGACGGAAGGCTTTAACTATGCCGACGAGTTTAAGACGCTTGATCTGCAGGCGCTTAAAAACGATCTTAAGGCGCTGATGACCGACAGCCAAGAGTGGTGGCCGGCTGATTGGGGGCATTATGGTGGTTTGATGATTCGTATGGCGTGGCACTCAGCCGGTTCTTATCGGGTAGCGGATGGTCGCGGTGGCGCTGGAACCGGTAATCAGCGTTTCGCGCCGTTAAACAGCTGGCCGGATAATGTCAATTTGGATAAGGCGCGGCGTCTGTTGTGGCCGATTAAGAAAAAATACGGTAATAAAATCTCCTGGGCGGATTTGATGATTTTGGCCGGTAATATGGCTTATGAGTCCATGGGGTTGAAGACATTCGGCTTTGCTGGAGGTCGTGAAGACATATGGCATCCGGAAAAAGATATCTATTGGGGCTCTGAAAAAGAGTGGTTAGCGCCTACAGGAAGTGAAGGGAGTCGTTATTCCGGTGATCGTGATCTGGAAAACCCGCTCGCGGCAGTTATGATGGGCTTGATTTATGTTAACCCGGAAGGGGTCGATGGCAAGCCAGATCCATTGAGAACCGCCAAGGATGTGCGTGAAACTTTTAAACGTATGGCGATGAATGATGAAGAAACCGTCGCTTTGACTGCAGGCGGTCATACGGTCGGAAAATGTCACGGTAACGGAGATGCGGCAAATCTCGGGGCTGATCCCGAAGCTGCAGATATCGAAGAACAGGGGTTGGGGTGGAATAATCATCGTACCAGGGGCGTCGGTAGCAATACCGTGTCCAGTGGACTCGAGGGGGCATGGACCGC
The genomic region above belongs to Thiomicrorhabdus xiamenensis and contains:
- the rpsA gene encoding 30S ribosomal protein S1; translation: MSELSFAELFEASLQEDKFKTGSLIIGTVVGLDKEAVLVDAGMKSESAIPKSQFLNAEGELEVAIGDEVEVYLETLEDGMGETRLSREKAKRAKTWDRLETAMEESEIVKGMVTGKVKGGLTVDVEGVRGFLPGSLVDIRPIRDFGFLEGKEVELKLVKLDRKRNNVVVSRRAVIEQESSAEREAILANMEEGSVLKGIVKNLTDYGAFIDLGGVDGLLHITDMAWRRVSHPSEIVQVGDELEVKVLKFDKERNRVSLGLKQLEEDPWADMVARYPIGAEVMGKVANITDYGAFIEIEEGIEGLVHTSELDWTNRNIHPSKVVHLGEDVKVKILDVDPERRRISLSIKQCTVNPWEGFSATHAKGDKISGSIKSITDFGIFIGLDGGIDGLVHLTDISWNQPGEEAIREFKKGDELETIILSIDPERERISLGLKQLEQDPFGQFVASNGKGSIVTGTVKSVDERGAVIDLAPEVEGYLRASELAEDTRDASSVLREGEEVTAKITNIDRKNRSLSLSVKAKEAHEEQEAIKGYTEQQAVTGNTLGDLLKDKM
- a CDS encoding integration host factor subunit beta; translated protein: MTKSELIELIARKQTQFSQKDVELAVNQIVDSMIDTLSQGSRIEIRGFGSFSLHHRKARVGRNPKTGETVELTDKRVPHFKPGKALRERVNDSKDNTDILA